In Gimesia panareensis, the genomic window CGGTCACTGATTTATGCTTTTTCCCAATGCTTCCCCCACCAGGCGACCGCTGGTGAGTGCCCAGGCGATATGTAGTCCGTGTCCCCAGAGCACTTGGCCCCCCAGACCATTGCAGCCAATCGCGTACAGGCCGGGAATCGGATCGCCGCTTTCATCCAGCGCCTGCAGTCCCTGGTTGATCGCCACGCCCCCTTCCGTCGTGGTGAAGTACGCTTTCGCCGGTCCCAGCAGCACCCAGCGATTTCCCGCCAGCGGTTTTGAATCCCCGGTTCGTCCAAACGGATCTGCCTGCTGGCCTGATGCGTACACGTTAAACTGGGCGACGGTTTCCTGTAAGTGAGTGGGATTCAACTGGCGTTGTGCCGCGAGTACCTCCAGTGAATTTGCGGCTGCACTCACATCGGGGCGCAACTTCAGATAATCTTCCACATAGGCATACGCAATTTTCGGTGCGGTCGAAATAAAATGCGGCCATTGGCTGTAGTGACCCGCGATCCGTTCGTCTAATAGAATGTAAGCCGCTTTGTCAGTCTGTTCGGAAATCGCGATCTCCCGCTCGGGAGAGACGGTCTCATTACAGAATCGCCGGCCTGCGGAATTGATTAGAATCGCCCCATCATCAAACAGCGAGTTTTCGGGGTGCTGCCAGGTCAACAGCAGTCGTTTAATCCTCCAGTTGATCAGAAACTGAGGCAGATAAGGGACCAGCCGTCCCATCAGTTGCGCCAGCAAACCACTGGTCGGCAGCAGTTGTTCAAACGGATCACCGGGGGGCGGCACAAAACGCAGTTCCGGGCCATAGGTGATGTCCATGTTCAACAGCTGCGCACCGGTCTGTTCTGCCAGCAGGTGACCGTCACCGCACGCTTTGGGATTCACTCCTTCAATCGAACGGAACCGGTCTCCCTTAAACCGCACGATAATCTCCGGCGCATTCGCATAGTCACCCGCCGCCAGGACGACTCCCCGTTGCGCCCGGATCGTTTGCCGTTCGCCCTGAATTTCCGCGACGACTCCCGTCACCCGTCCTGCTTCTCTGATCAGTTCGACTACCGGAGCGTCACAGACAATCGTTCCCTTCTGCTTGAGAATCTGCGCCTGGAAGGCTGCGATGTACGCTTTCGCATTGGGGACGATGTTGTGCATTCGTGGGACACGGTTGGGGGGCTCGGGATTTGGCCCGTGAAAATGCAGCCCCATGCCGCGGAGCCACTCCAGGGTCTCTGCAGTCTCTCCCAGAAAAAATCGTCGCAGATCAGAATGATTGTGTGCTTCGATTTCAGGTGCCGCGAACAGGCCGGCGTCGGTTTCGTGATCATCGGGATTGTCGTTGATCCCCGCGGCACGTTGCATGCTCGTTCCATTCCCGGTAAACGAACCAATGGCCATACCCGTGGTCCCACCGAGTTGGGGCTGCTTCTCCAGCACGAGTACCCGGGCCCCGAATTCCAGTGCCCGCGCCGCGGCTGCCAGTCCGCTACCGCCCCCACCCACAATGATCACGTCATATTCATGCTGCACGGTGTACACTCTCTGCTGATTCTCAAGATTCATATTTCACAGTACTTTAGACGACCATCGTAGCAGAACCACCAGTCACATCAATCAGACTGACTGTAACGATCAGTTATCCTACCTGGGTTTTTGTGAGCACGACGCTCCAGCACGCCGAATCATAGTTAAGGTTGTTGACTTAAACGCATCAACAAAGTATGATCTAAGCTTGTTCACTAAATCTTGCCTGAACGCGTACGACTACTCCCACCTGATAAGAATTTGTCGGCCATGCGTAAGTTGCTCACCCTGGTATCTGCCGTCTGCTGGATTTTTGTGGTCGCTTTCTACCCTGCGACTCCTGCCTGGAGTGCGAATAAACCTTCCAGTCGGATGAATCCCAAAGAGCGGGCTTTCTTTGAGAACAAGATTCGGCCCGTTCTGGTCAAAAAATGTTATTCCTGCCATTCCTCGAAATCAGAAGAACTGGGCGGAAAACTGCGAATGGATTCCCGTGACGGTATGCGGGTCGGGGGCGAATCAGGTCCCGCGTTTGTCGAAGGGCGCCCGAATGAGAGTCTGTTGATTCAGGCACTCCGCTACGACGGTCTCGAAATGCCCCCTGATGAACCACTGTCTGAGGCAGTGATTCAGGACTTCATCCAATGGGTTAAAATGGGGGTACCGGATCCCCGCATCGACCACCCACTGATCGCGAAAAAACCGGACGTGGAATCTGCGGCCGCCAACCCGGAGCTCTGGTCCTTTCAATCGATCACGAACCCGGCACCACCGGCAGTGAATCAGCCGAACTGGTGTTTTGATCCTCTGGACCGGTTCGTACTCGCGCGGATCGAACAGGCAAAACTGAAACCTGCTCATGATGCCTCCCCCGTGCATCTGGTCCGTCGTCTCTATTTTGATCTGATCGGCCTCCCACCGACAGCAGAACAGGTCGAAGCCTTCCTGAATGATTACGAGCAGCATCAGCAGCAGGCGGTTATTCGTCTGGTTGACGAACTGCTCGCTTCGCCCCACTTCGGCGAACGCTGGGGACGGCACTGGCTCGATGTAGCCCGCTATGGTGAATCCAACGGCAATGACGGTCTGGGACGTAATCCGACCTTCCCCCATGCCTGGCGCTATCGGGACTATGTCGTCCAGGCTTTGAACGATGACGTTCCCTATGATCGCTTTCTGACAGAACAGATCGCCGGCGACCTGCTGACGGCTAAGACGCCTGCTGAACGGGATCGGCTCTTGATCGCGACCGGCTTTCTGGCCATCGGTGCCAAACCAGCCAAGGCGATGAACGTCAACTTTGATATGGACGTTGTGAATGATCAGATCAACGTCATAGGTACCGGCGTGATGGGGCTCAGCGTCGCCTGTGCCCGCTGTCATGATCACAAGCACGATCCGATCCCTACCAGCGACTATTACGCACTGGCGGGAATTTTTCTCAGTACGGAAACCATGTGGGGCTATGCTGCCAATCAGCCCTTAACCGCACCCGAAACACCCCTGCATGTCCTGAAGGCGAAAGGCCACTATGTGGCACCACCCGACAGTGGTGCAAAGCCGAACGTTGATGAGCGAACACTCTCCCGGAAAAAGAAACCGCAAAAAGTCTATCCGGCTGGCACACCCCTGGCGATGGGCGTCCGTGAAAAGAAAAAAATTGTCGACTGTAAAGTCAATATCAAAGGGGAATCGAAGAAACTGGGCCCTAAAGTCCCCCGCGGGTTCCTCTCAGCATGTCAAATGGAACAGACACCTGAGCTGACCGACAAATCCAGCGGTCGCCTGCAACTGGCACAGTGGCTCACTTCAGCCGATCATCCTCAGACCTCACGTGTGATGGTCAACCGCATCTGGTTGCATCTGTTTGGTCAGGCACTGGTTCGCA contains:
- a CDS encoding FAD-dependent oxidoreductase; the encoded protein is MQHEYDVIIVGGGGSGLAAAARALEFGARVLVLEKQPQLGGTTGMAIGSFTGNGTSMQRAAGINDNPDDHETDAGLFAAPEIEAHNHSDLRRFFLGETAETLEWLRGMGLHFHGPNPEPPNRVPRMHNIVPNAKAYIAAFQAQILKQKGTIVCDAPVVELIREAGRVTGVVAEIQGERQTIRAQRGVVLAAGDYANAPEIIVRFKGDRFRSIEGVNPKACGDGHLLAEQTGAQLLNMDITYGPELRFVPPPGDPFEQLLPTSGLLAQLMGRLVPYLPQFLINWRIKRLLLTWQHPENSLFDDGAILINSAGRRFCNETVSPEREIAISEQTDKAAYILLDERIAGHYSQWPHFISTAPKIAYAYVEDYLKLRPDVSAAANSLEVLAAQRQLNPTHLQETVAQFNVYASGQQADPFGRTGDSKPLAGNRWVLLGPAKAYFTTTEGGVAINQGLQALDESGDPIPGLYAIGCNGLGGQVLWGHGLHIAWALTSGRLVGEALGKSINQ
- a CDS encoding PSD1 and planctomycete cytochrome C domain-containing protein, producing the protein MRKLLTLVSAVCWIFVVAFYPATPAWSANKPSSRMNPKERAFFENKIRPVLVKKCYSCHSSKSEELGGKLRMDSRDGMRVGGESGPAFVEGRPNESLLIQALRYDGLEMPPDEPLSEAVIQDFIQWVKMGVPDPRIDHPLIAKKPDVESAAANPELWSFQSITNPAPPAVNQPNWCFDPLDRFVLARIEQAKLKPAHDASPVHLVRRLYFDLIGLPPTAEQVEAFLNDYEQHQQQAVIRLVDELLASPHFGERWGRHWLDVARYGESNGNDGLGRNPTFPHAWRYRDYVVQALNDDVPYDRFLTEQIAGDLLTAKTPAERDRLLIATGFLAIGAKPAKAMNVNFDMDVVNDQINVIGTGVMGLSVACARCHDHKHDPIPTSDYYALAGIFLSTETMWGYAANQPLTAPETPLHVLKAKGHYVAPPDSGAKPNVDERTLSRKKKPQKVYPAGTPLAMGVREKKKIVDCKVNIKGESKKLGPKVPRGFLSACQMEQTPELTDKSSGRLQLAQWLTSADHPQTSRVMVNRIWLHLFGQALVRTPDDFGVYGERPTHPQLLDHLAIRFRTEGWSIKQLIREIVLSHTYQLSSFCDEQILDTDPENRLLCRHNRRRLDAESLRDSILAVSGQLNREPGLGSAIANVDELVNKAGNLHLPHNHRSIYLCMLRHSEPPELSAFDLPDSTKPVGKRNETTLPTQSLFLLNSPFLVEQADSFAKDVLADPELNDTDRVHLVYRRALNRSPESSELQRALKLLEDVDQALESEISQADLRRVAVWATLCQALLNTNEFRYVD